One Acidobacteriota bacterium DNA window includes the following coding sequences:
- a CDS encoding sulfatase-like hydrolase/transferase, whose amino-acid sequence MELNTSRQSVLPPAKLLLLAAFFGFLTGLIEIPFLGLEKAISHRALFLGPRVIWMAPVTDVVLFILVGFLLLLFRLRSARMALGIFSFLAFLSWLLIFPRIQWYASVLLAVGIAAQASRFLAPRITLHPSFFSRSVKVAAVMTLLLIIAVEGGLWLHERQSMQRLPAAKPDAPNVLLIVMDTVRAQSLSLYGYERETSPQLARFARRGVVFDQAISTAPWTTPSHAALFTGHYPFECSTDWDKPLDGRYPTLAETLGANGYATAGFIANTFGCGYETGLDRGFLHYEDYSATVGESLISSSLLRSLIHSDSLRRLLGNHQVVTRKSAAEINHDFLAWQARQRSRPFFAFLNYLDAHEPYLPPPPFNWKFGTSAHKDQYQARHDLRISFRYGREHLSAEETQAEIDDYDGAIAYLDQQIGLLLEELERRGTLKNTLVVITADHGESFGEHKDYGHGNSLYLSLLHVPLLVVYPARVPPNRRIADPISLRDLPGTILDLTGIGDKTKIPGYSLACHWTSEFPHAEPETSPVLSEVNVAPIRPGRYPAGKAAKMQSVLQEPIHYIRNANGKEEIYNIVKDPDEESNLLNEQDLQLMLKQLRSELMKLN is encoded by the coding sequence ATGGAACTCAACACCTCGCGGCAAAGCGTGTTGCCGCCCGCGAAACTTCTCTTGCTGGCGGCGTTTTTTGGGTTTCTGACGGGATTGATTGAAATTCCGTTTCTTGGTCTGGAAAAAGCGATTTCCCATCGTGCGCTTTTTTTGGGGCCGCGCGTGATCTGGATGGCGCCTGTCACGGATGTTGTGTTGTTCATCTTGGTGGGATTTCTCTTGCTGCTGTTCAGGCTGCGCTCGGCGCGAATGGCGCTGGGGATTTTCAGTTTTCTCGCTTTCTTGAGTTGGCTGCTGATCTTTCCGCGCATTCAGTGGTACGCGTCGGTTTTGCTGGCGGTTGGAATTGCCGCGCAAGCCAGCCGGTTTTTGGCGCCACGCATAACGTTGCACCCTTCGTTTTTCAGCCGGAGCGTCAAAGTGGCAGCCGTAATGACCTTGCTGCTGATTATCGCCGTCGAAGGCGGGTTGTGGTTGCACGAACGTCAAAGCATGCAGCGACTTCCCGCCGCAAAGCCGGACGCGCCCAACGTGCTGTTGATCGTGATGGATACCGTGCGGGCGCAAAGCCTGTCGCTGTATGGTTACGAGCGGGAAACGTCGCCGCAGCTTGCGCGCTTTGCACGGCGCGGCGTGGTGTTTGATCAGGCCATTTCCACCGCGCCGTGGACGACGCCTTCACACGCGGCGTTGTTTACCGGGCATTATCCGTTTGAATGTTCAACCGATTGGGACAAACCGCTCGATGGGCGGTATCCGACATTGGCCGAAACGCTGGGTGCAAACGGGTATGCGACCGCGGGCTTCATCGCCAATACCTTTGGCTGTGGTTACGAAACGGGTTTGGATCGAGGCTTCCTTCATTATGAAGATTACTCCGCCACGGTTGGCGAATCGCTGATCAGTTCCTCGCTTCTTCGCTCTTTGATTCACAGCGACTCGTTGCGCCGTTTGTTGGGAAACCATCAGGTGGTGACGCGCAAATCCGCTGCGGAAATCAATCATGATTTTCTGGCCTGGCAGGCGCGGCAACGCTCGCGTCCGTTTTTTGCGTTTCTCAATTACCTGGATGCGCACGAACCGTATTTGCCGCCGCCGCCCTTTAATTGGAAATTCGGAACCTCTGCGCACAAGGATCAATACCAGGCTCGGCATGATCTGCGCATTTCGTTCCGCTACGGACGCGAACATCTTTCGGCAGAGGAAACGCAGGCCGAAATAGACGATTACGACGGCGCAATCGCTTACCTGGATCAGCAAATCGGATTGTTGTTGGAGGAATTGGAACGACGCGGGACGTTGAAAAATACGCTGGTGGTCATCACCGCCGACCACGGAGAAAGTTTCGGCGAACATAAAGATTACGGCCACGGAAATTCGCTGTATCTGTCGCTGCTGCACGTGCCGTTGTTGGTGGTTTACCCGGCGCGCGTTCCACCCAACCGGCGAATTGCCGACCCGATTTCGCTTCGCGATTTGCCCGGAACCATTCTTGACCTGACTGGCATTGGCGACAAAACGAAAATTCCAGGCTATTCGCTGGCGTGCCATTGGACTTCGGAATTTCCGCATGCAGAACCGGAAACTTCGCCCGTACTGTCTGAAGTCAATGTTGCGCCGATTCGTCCCGGACGGTATCCCGCCGGGAAAGCTGCCAAAATGCAATCCGTTTTGCAGGAACCGATCCAT
- a CDS encoding alkaline phosphatase family protein, translating to MKILVIGLDAAVPELLFGDERLTNIRRLMEVGCYGRLESIIPPITVPAWMCMSCSQDPGSLGVYGFRNRHDHSYDGLSIVNAKSIQELAIWDQVAREGNRSVIIGVPPSFPPRKVNGICVGCFLTPDTNTDNYTHPAAVRDTIRDLVGEYPVDVKGFRTERKDWLLDEVYAMSLKHFETVRYWLRRAEWDYFHFVEIGLDRLQHGFWKFHDPLHVLHEAGNPYETVIRDYYLYLDQEIGRILELLDDETVVLIASDHGAQRLDGGFCINEWLVQEGLLVLNEYPREITPFSKLSVNWEKTKVWSEGGYYARVFFNVQGREPQGVIAAGDYEALRDEIKARLEATVDDAGRYLGTQVFRPQEIYRHVRNVAPDLIVHFGGLYWRSVGSVGHHAIHVQENDTGPDDCNHSQFGSFLLAGSGVPLQGELSGVRLLDVAPTLLELGGYDIPNSMQGHSLASGLMNGIGEIQIPASAEEIIRERLSGLGYIS from the coding sequence ATGAAAATCCTTGTGATTGGTTTGGACGCAGCAGTGCCGGAGTTGTTGTTCGGCGATGAGCGGCTGACGAACATTCGTCGGTTGATGGAAGTGGGGTGTTACGGCAGGTTGGAAAGCATCATTCCGCCCATCACGGTTCCGGCGTGGATGTGCATGTCGTGTAGCCAGGATCCGGGTTCGCTGGGCGTGTACGGATTTCGCAATCGCCACGATCATTCCTACGACGGATTGAGCATCGTCAACGCGAAATCCATTCAGGAACTGGCCATCTGGGATCAGGTCGCGCGCGAAGGGAATCGCTCCGTCATCATCGGCGTGCCGCCGTCATTTCCGCCGCGCAAAGTCAATGGTATCTGCGTTGGATGCTTTTTGACGCCGGACACCAACACAGACAATTACACGCATCCGGCAGCGGTTCGCGACACGATTCGGGATTTGGTCGGCGAATATCCCGTGGACGTGAAAGGTTTCCGCACGGAGCGCAAAGACTGGCTGCTGGATGAAGTTTACGCCATGAGCCTGAAGCATTTTGAAACCGTGCGGTACTGGTTGCGACGCGCGGAATGGGATTACTTTCATTTCGTTGAAATTGGCCTGGATCGGTTGCAACACGGGTTTTGGAAATTTCACGATCCGCTGCACGTCCTGCACGAAGCCGGAAATCCTTACGAAACGGTGATTCGCGATTATTACCTGTACCTGGATCAGGAAATCGGGCGGATTCTGGAATTGCTGGATGACGAAACCGTCGTGCTGATTGCATCGGATCACGGCGCGCAACGATTGGACGGCGGGTTTTGCATCAACGAATGGCTGGTGCAGGAAGGCTTGCTGGTGCTCAATGAATACCCGCGCGAAATCACTCCCTTCAGCAAACTCAGCGTCAATTGGGAAAAAACCAAAGTCTGGAGCGAAGGCGGGTATTACGCGCGCGTCTTTTTCAACGTTCAGGGACGCGAACCGCAGGGCGTCATCGCTGCCGGTGATTACGAAGCTCTCCGGGATGAAATCAAGGCTCGGCTGGAAGCGACGGTGGACGATGCCGGACGGTATTTAGGGACGCAGGTTTTTCGCCCGCAGGAAATTTACCGCCACGTGCGCAACGTCGCGCCGGATTTGATTGTGCATTTCGGTGGTTTGTATTGGCGATCCGTCGGCAGCGTCGGTCATCACGCCATTCACGTCCAGGAAAACGATACCGGCCCGGACGATTGCAACCATTCGCAATTCGGCAGCTTTCTGCTGGCAGGTTCCGGCGTTCCATTGCAAGGGGAACTCAGCGGCGTTCGGTTGCTGGATGTTGCGCCGACATTATTGGAACTCGGCGGGTACGATATTCCCAATTCCATGCAGGGGCACTCGCTGGCGTCAGGGTTGATGAACGGAATTGGCGAAATCCAAATCCCTGCCAGCGCGGAAGAAATCATCCGCGAGCGGCTGAGCGGATTGGGCTACATCTCATAA
- a CDS encoding alkaline phosphatase family protein has protein sequence MKKVIVIGLDGFEPKLVEGMFARHELPNLARLRAQGGYTRVRTTYPAQTPVAWSTFATGVNPGAHGIFDFIRRDPRTYLPDLSFNRYEQKNAFTPPKAVNLRRATTIWELLSQASIPSTVLRFPCTYPPDNIRGRILSGMGVPDLRGGLGTSTFYSADDSVVAQESEQVVRISAPQGNVIETQLYGPRDPKTKLDATFPIRITFNPSQRSAVLRSDGDPAGLELREGEWSGWLKVKFKLGLFRAARGMVRFLLVRTAPVFELYASPINFDPDAPMFDISSPAGYAAELSKQLGAFYTTGMPEDHNGLNNGRFGEEAYLAQCELLLGERRQMMRYELERFAEGFFFCLFDTPDRIQHMFWRFGSPGHPAGCEPFKPEFRRTVEEHYRDCDAIVGEAMRYADDQTLFIVCSDHGMNSFERGFHINTWLHDQGLLALNRGLTPGEAEGDFLRHVDWENTKAYALGLSGIYLNIKGREEHGIVSVDDAHKLKTSLAAALTGLGDLAHNRLAIRSAMPREQVYAGHYADEAPDLLVNFAEGYRVSWATALGGVPAGNFEDNRKKWSGDHLIDPALVPGVLLMNRPFNESAGLPRLSDMAPTILAALGLGRTTVMEGENLLL, from the coding sequence ATGAAAAAAGTCATCGTCATTGGGCTAGACGGTTTTGAACCGAAGCTGGTCGAGGGGATGTTTGCGCGCCATGAGTTGCCAAATCTGGCGCGATTGCGCGCGCAAGGTGGTTACACACGCGTGCGTACGACGTATCCGGCGCAAACGCCTGTTGCGTGGTCTACGTTTGCCACGGGCGTGAACCCCGGCGCGCACGGCATTTTTGATTTCATTCGCCGCGATCCGCGCACCTATCTTCCCGACCTTTCCTTCAACCGTTACGAACAGAAGAACGCGTTCACGCCGCCGAAGGCCGTCAATTTGCGCCGCGCGACTACGATTTGGGAATTGCTTTCGCAAGCGAGCATTCCCTCCACGGTGTTGCGGTTTCCCTGCACGTACCCGCCGGACAACATTCGCGGGCGAATTCTGTCGGGAATGGGCGTGCCGGATTTGCGCGGCGGATTGGGAACTTCGACGTTTTACAGTGCGGATGACAGTGTCGTCGCACAGGAAAGCGAACAGGTCGTCCGAATCTCTGCCCCGCAGGGCAATGTCATCGAAACGCAGCTTTACGGCCCGCGCGATCCAAAAACAAAACTGGATGCGACCTTTCCGATCAGAATCACGTTCAATCCTTCGCAGCGTTCGGCGGTACTGCGTTCGGACGGCGACCCGGCGGGATTGGAGTTGCGCGAAGGCGAATGGAGCGGTTGGCTGAAGGTGAAGTTCAAACTCGGATTGTTTCGCGCGGCGCGGGGAATGGTGCGGTTTCTGTTGGTGCGGACTGCGCCAGTGTTTGAACTCTATGCATCGCCAATCAATTTCGATCCGGATGCGCCTATGTTCGACATCAGTTCGCCCGCAGGGTATGCCGCCGAACTCAGCAAACAGCTTGGCGCGTTTTACACCACTGGCATGCCCGAAGATCACAATGGGTTGAACAATGGGCGATTCGGCGAAGAAGCCTACCTGGCGCAATGCGAACTTCTGCTGGGCGAGCGGCGGCAGATGATGCGCTATGAGTTGGAACGCTTTGCTGAAGGATTTTTCTTTTGCCTGTTCGACACCCCCGACCGCATTCAACACATGTTTTGGCGTTTCGGTTCGCCGGGTCATCCGGCAGGCTGCGAACCGTTCAAGCCCGAATTTCGCCGCACGGTCGAAGAGCATTACCGCGATTGCGATGCGATTGTCGGCGAAGCCATGCGCTACGCCGACGACCAGACGCTGTTCATCGTGTGCAGCGATCACGGCATGAACAGTTTCGAGCGCGGGTTTCACATCAACACCTGGTTGCACGATCAGGGATTGCTGGCGCTGAACCGCGGGCTGACGCCGGGCGAAGCGGAAGGCGATTTTCTGCGCCACGTGGATTGGGAAAACACCAAAGCCTACGCGCTGGGACTGAGCGGAATTTACCTGAACATCAAAGGCCGCGAAGAGCATGGAATTGTTTCCGTGGACGATGCCCACAAATTGAAAACTTCGTTGGCGGCGGCGCTGACCGGATTGGGCGATCTGGCTCATAACCGGTTGGCCATTCGCAGCGCCATGCCGCGCGAACAGGTTTACGCAGGCCATTACGCCGATGAAGCGCCGGATTTGTTGGTCAATTTTGCCGAAGGCTATCGCGTGTCGTGGGCCACGGCGCTGGGCGGTGTGCCCGCCGGAAATTTCGAAGACAACCGAAAAAAATGGAGCGGCGATCATCTGATTGATCCGGCGCTGGTGCCGGGCGTGTTGCTGATGAACCGCCCGTTCAACGAAAGCGCCGGGTTACCTCGCCTGAGTGACATGGCTCCGACGATTTTGGCTGCGCTGGGATTGGGACGAACAACGGTGATGGAGGGAGAAAATCTTCTGTTATGA